The following are encoded together in the Pleurocapsa sp. FMAR1 genome:
- a CDS encoding PIN domain-containing protein, with protein MNENVRNYLVNDYEWFINNLGLPDPNDRHVLAAAIKAKAKVIVTNNLKDFPQSELNKYNVEVQHTGYLYHMRSDILEDKSNRSLFRAGN; from the coding sequence ATGAACGAAAATGTTCGTAACTATTTGGTAAATGATTATGAGTGGTTTATCAATAATCTAGGTCTGCCAGATCCTAATGATCGTCATGTTCTGGCAGCAGCCATAAAAGCTAAAGCCAAAGTAATCGTTACTAATAATCTAAAAGACTTTCCCCAGTCAGAATTGAATAAATATAATGTCGAAGTACAACATACAGGATACCTTTATCATATGCGAAGCGATATCCTTGAGGATAAATCTAATCGATCTCTATTCCGTGCAGGTAATTGA
- a CDS encoding tyrosine-type recombinase/integrase, giving the protein MISALKEACDRSINQGNLNRNYFVGLKNNIKPPKKSKQLIEEEDYRAFTLEERDIIIDTFKTSHKDSERQIANLVEFLFLTGCRLGEAFAFKWKNVKSEKGWIVFDESYSSETKITKSTKTDVIRIFKIKGYSRITNLLHQVKTHDFDPDDYVFTTLKGKEYNRLNLSALWLGIDKSKEENKYYYLGVVTRLVQGGEISQYLKPSSTRHTFITIQAHAGVDLKLLADSVGNSVDVIYEHYLDTNKNSTFFDI; this is encoded by the coding sequence ATGATTTCGGCTTTGAAAGAAGCTTGCGATCGCTCGATCAATCAAGGGAACTTAAATCGGAATTATTTTGTAGGGCTAAAAAATAATATCAAGCCACCTAAGAAGTCTAAACAACTTATTGAGGAAGAAGACTATCGGGCATTCACCCTCGAAGAAAGAGATATAATCATTGATACCTTTAAGACCTCTCACAAAGACAGCGAACGTCAGATTGCTAATTTAGTAGAGTTTTTGTTTTTAACAGGGTGTCGTCTAGGTGAGGCTTTTGCCTTTAAGTGGAAGAATGTTAAGTCAGAAAAAGGGTGGATTGTATTTGATGAATCTTACTCTAGTGAAACTAAAATCACCAAGTCTACTAAAACAGATGTAATTCGTATTTTCAAAATCAAGGGATACTCCCGCATAACTAATTTACTCCACCAAGTAAAAACTCATGATTTTGATCCTGATGACTATGTGTTTACTACTCTCAAAGGGAAAGAATACAACCGACTTAACCTTAGTGCTTTATGGTTAGGAATAGATAAAAGTAAAGAAGAAAATAAATATTACTATCTTGGTGTAGTTACTAGATTGGTACAAGGCGGAGAAATTAGTCAGTATCTTAAACCAAGCTCGACCAGACATACTTTTATCACTATCCAAGCTCATGCAGGTGTTGACCTTAAATTATTAGCTGATTCTGTTGGTAATTCTGTAGATGTAATTTACGAGCATTACCTAGACACAAATAAAAACTCTACTTTTTTTGATATCTGA